CCGGTACGAACTCGAGGAGATGCATTTCACGGACGTCGAGCGCGTCGGCATGATCGCCGCCGACGGGGCCGAGCCGGCCATCGTTCCGGGCGGCGAGGTCCGAAGCGATACGGACTGGGTCTCCCTTATCGACGCCGACCACGTCTACATCGACGGGCTCCGTCTCGACTTTCGCGACGACGGTACGGGGGGCGAGATCACGATCGCCGGTTCGGGCGACATCACCGTCAGAAACGTCTCGGCGATCGGGCGGTTCAACGCCGACAACCACAGCGTCTTCCAGATAGAGACGTACGACGGTCGCGCCGTCTTGGAGTCCGTGGAGCTGCGGGGCGACCCCGATTCGGAAGCGAGCGTGAGCGGCGTGTACGTCGGCCGCAACCACTCAGGCGTGATCACGATCGAGAACTGCGTGTTCGAGGACTTCTCGAACAACGGGATATACGCGTCTGATCCGGGTCGGTCGGACGGGGCGGGGGGCGTCGTTCACGTCGACGACTGTCTGCTCAGGAACAACAACGTCGCTTCGGTCCGCCTCGGCGGTCCGGGGTCGTCGGTGCGGAACACGCGGATCGAAGTCCCACGTGCGCCTCCGACTCACGGGACTGGAATGAACGCACGCGGGATCCGACTCCGCACCGGACACGACCACGTCGTCGAGAACTGCACCCTCGTGTTCGGGTCCGATGCCGGCTTCTCCTACGGCGCGATCAAGTTTCACCCGGAGTCGGGCGGTGCGACGATTCGGGACACTGACGTCCGGATGGACGCCGATTATCCGGCCATCAACACGGAACCGCCGGCAGGCGACCGCGACGGTTCGGTCACGGTAGAGAACGTGACGATAACTGGCGCCGCCAACGGCGGGCGAGCGGTCGACGTGGTTGGCCGCCCGGGGTCCGTGATCCGGCAGTCCTGTATCCACCAGACGGGCGACCATCGGAACGGGATCGTGTTCACCGACGCGGACAACTGTCAGGTAGCGAATACGACGATCACGGTATCTCGCGACGCCATCGTCACTCACAACTCGTCCGTCGAGGTCGAGAACGTCGAACGTGGCCCCACCTGCGGGGAGTAAGCGGCCGTTAATGGGGGTATTAACGGCGGTACGGAGATCATAAATCGGAGCTTGGAAACCGCAGCCCCCGGATCCGTGCTCCTGCCCGCGGTAGGATCGCATTACTCCACTCCGTAATAGATGCTTCTCGAGAGAGTTGTCTCATTCGAGAATGGTAATTAAATAATGCGTACTGGTGGCCATTACGACGTTCTTACTCTAATGTGGTTATGATACCGTAAGAACAGTAATTAAGTAATGCTGGCTTTCGCCGATTATGGTAAACGGCCATGCGGACGACGAAACGGGTAAGGATGTCGTTACTGACGGAGACGATCGGAAAGGTTCACTTATCGACCGGCGGTCGTATCTGAAAGCCGCCGCCGGCGTGGTTTCGGCGGGCGCCGCTTCTAGCGTCCTCTCCGGTACCTCCAGCGCACGCAGCCAGTACGACACGGTCGTCGACGTGGTCGACGCCGGGGCGGACCCGACCGGTAGCGACCCGATCGACGGCGTCATCAACCAGCACGCTGGCGACAACACGGTGCTGGTCTTCCCCGACGGTACGTACCGCCTCGACGGTCTCTCGCTCTCCGGACTCAACAACTTCGGCATGATCGCTGCCGACGGTGCGGAGCCCGCACTCCGCCCTGGCAACGTCAGTAGCCGGAACTGGATCTCGCTGACCGGCGTCTCGAACATCGAGATCGACGGCATCGATTACGACTGGCAGGGCCGCGGCGGTCGCACCTATATCCGCGCGAACGGCGACGTGTCGATCAACGG
This region of Halostella limicola genomic DNA includes:
- a CDS encoding right-handed parallel beta-helix repeat-containing protein, which codes for MDESGDSPSVDRRRFLKALGATAATGALAACSRRQDSPDEEDQERTVAGEISEYAESGADSRTFLDQFENIVDVAAVAESDGGLTPFDPVVEEHGVDSTLFIFGDGRYELEEMHFTDVERVGMIAADGAEPAIVPGGEVRSDTDWVSLIDADHVYIDGLRLDFRDDGTGGEITIAGSGDITVRNVSAIGRFNADNHSVFQIETYDGRAVLESVELRGDPDSEASVSGVYVGRNHSGVITIENCVFEDFSNNGIYASDPGRSDGAGGVVHVDDCLLRNNNVASVRLGGPGSSVRNTRIEVPRAPPTHGTGMNARGIRLRTGHDHVVENCTLVFGSDAGFSYGAIKFHPESGGATIRDTDVRMDADYPAINTEPPAGDRDGSVTVENVTITGAANGGRAVDVVGRPGSVIRQSCIHQTGDHRNGIVFTDADNCQVANTTITVSRDAIVTHNSSVEVENVERGPTCGE